From Thalassococcus sp. S3, one genomic window encodes:
- a CDS encoding extracellular solute-binding protein codes for MNLTKTLLATSALTLAAGMTSAEEMASEMTIVSWGGAYSASQQNAYHDPYMEMTGVQIINDESSAEAVAKLRAMNEAGNVTWDVVDVVAADAIRLCDEGLAMEIDFDEQLAPAPDGTPATEDFGDLIVSDCFIPQIVYSTTFGYRTDLVGDTPPSTVCDVFDTEAYPGKRSLERRPIANMEWALICDGVGIDEVYDVLETEEGQERALAKLDTIKDDVIWWTAGADTPQLLADGEVVMGSTYNGRLFSVIEEQDQPVAMLWDWQMFDLDGWIIPTGLSPERQARALDYVYFATDTQRLADQAKYISYGPARQSSAPLVGQHATLGIDMAPHMPTDPANAENTFLFNYEFWADYRDDIDAKFQAWLAQ; via the coding sequence ATGAACCTCACAAAGACCCTGCTTGCCACTTCGGCCCTCACTCTGGCCGCCGGCATGACAAGCGCCGAGGAGATGGCCAGCGAAATGACGATCGTCAGCTGGGGCGGCGCCTACTCCGCCTCCCAGCAGAACGCCTATCACGACCCCTATATGGAAATGACCGGCGTCCAGATCATCAACGATGAAAGCTCCGCCGAAGCGGTGGCCAAACTGCGCGCCATGAACGAGGCCGGCAACGTCACCTGGGACGTGGTCGACGTCGTGGCCGCCGACGCGATCCGCCTTTGCGACGAAGGCCTCGCGATGGAGATCGACTTTGACGAGCAACTGGCCCCGGCCCCCGACGGCACACCCGCGACCGAGGATTTCGGTGATCTGATCGTGTCCGACTGCTTCATCCCTCAGATCGTCTATTCCACCACCTTCGGCTACCGCACCGATCTGGTCGGTGACACGCCGCCCTCCACCGTCTGCGACGTCTTCGACACCGAAGCCTATCCCGGCAAGCGCAGCCTCGAACGTCGCCCCATCGCCAACATGGAATGGGCGCTGATCTGCGACGGCGTGGGCATCGACGAGGTTTATGACGTGCTCGAAACCGAAGAGGGTCAGGAACGTGCCCTCGCCAAGCTCGACACCATCAAGGACGACGTGATCTGGTGGACCGCCGGCGCCGACACGCCCCAGCTTCTGGCCGATGGCGAGGTCGTGATGGGCTCCACCTACAACGGACGCCTCTTTTCAGTGATCGAGGAGCAGGACCAGCCCGTCGCCATGCTCTGGGACTGGCAGATGTTCGATCTGGACGGCTGGATCATCCCCACCGGTCTCAGCCCCGAACGTCAGGCCCGTGCGCTTGACTACGTCTATTTCGCCACCGACACCCAGCGTCTCGCGGATCAGGCGAAATACATCTCCTACGGCCCCGCGCGCCAATCCTCCGCGCCTCTGGTGGGTCAGCACGCGACCCTCGGCATCGACATGGCGCCGCACATGCCGACCGATCCGGCCAATGCCGAGAACACGTTCCTCTTCAACTACGAGTTCTGGGCCGACTATCGCGACGACATCGACGCGAAATTCCAGGCCTGGCTCGCCCAATAA
- a CDS encoding glutathione S-transferase family protein, producing MITLITYPGGFGQFSLSPFCVKAAYLLALSGQPWTREDRNDPRMMPYKKLPVLRAADGHLIPDSHNIQLYLEGLGADFQEGLSDVEKAQSHALIRMAEEHIYFQLVLDRWGREDVWPVIRETYFQSIPRLLRKPVTHALRKTILKAMDAQGLGRLTAAERMGRLEQDLEALSAFLWRGPYLMGQRITLADLSMAPMLAAARSTPVETPLSRRVAEDLLLSRYIDRVQAEILPS from the coding sequence ATGATTACTCTGATTACCTATCCCGGCGGCTTCGGTCAGTTCAGCCTCAGCCCCTTTTGTGTCAAAGCCGCATATCTGCTGGCCCTGTCCGGTCAGCCCTGGACCCGAGAAGATCGAAACGACCCCCGGATGATGCCTTACAAGAAGCTTCCGGTCCTGCGCGCCGCGGACGGTCATCTGATCCCCGATAGCCATAACATTCAGCTTTATCTTGAAGGGCTTGGCGCGGATTTTCAGGAGGGGCTGAGCGACGTCGAAAAGGCGCAAAGCCATGCGCTGATCCGGATGGCGGAAGAGCATATTTACTTCCAGCTTGTCCTTGACCGCTGGGGGCGGGAGGATGTCTGGCCGGTGATCCGCGAGACCTATTTCCAGTCCATCCCGCGCCTTTTGCGCAAGCCGGTAACCCATGCCCTGCGCAAGACCATACTCAAGGCGATGGACGCTCAGGGCCTTGGACGGCTGACAGCGGCCGAGCGGATGGGCCGGCTAGAGCAGGACCTTGAAGCGCTGTCGGCATTTCTGTGGCGCGGGCCTTACCTGATGGGGCAAAGGATCACGCTTGCCGATCTGAGCATGGCGCCGATGCTCGCGGCCGCCCGGTCAACGCCGGTGGAGACACCGCTCTCTCGTCGTGTGGCCGAGGACCTGCTACTCTCTCGCTATATCGACCGGGTACAGGCGGAGATCTTGCCCTCATGA
- a CDS encoding YafY family protein yields the protein MSRTARLFQMMQYLRRAAPPVTAEHLAQDLEISLRTVYRDIDALRGLGAVIDGEAGFGYTLIEDAALPPLGFEDEELEALVLGLREVEQIGDADLAKAAGTALSKLQARLPASQSNRLKHAVLTAKRFKRPEAAGISVKALRQATWDERTIDFDYRDAKGAETHRRVDPLGLSYMDNSTVMLAWCHLREDFRVFRLDRMQALTVTEDSFRPRRVPLLREAVEHIRREVAALAERRGPQD from the coding sequence ATGTCCCGCACTGCCCGCCTGTTCCAGATGATGCAATACCTGCGCCGCGCAGCCCCGCCCGTGACGGCGGAGCATCTTGCGCAGGATCTCGAAATCTCCCTGCGCACCGTTTACCGCGACATCGACGCGCTGCGGGGTCTCGGCGCGGTGATCGATGGAGAGGCGGGGTTTGGATACACCCTGATCGAGGACGCGGCTCTGCCGCCTTTGGGGTTTGAGGATGAGGAACTGGAGGCCCTTGTTCTGGGTCTTCGGGAAGTGGAACAGATCGGCGATGCGGATCTGGCCAAGGCGGCCGGGACCGCATTGTCGAAGCTGCAGGCCCGCCTTCCGGCCAGTCAGTCGAACCGCCTGAAACATGCCGTCCTGACGGCCAAGCGTTTCAAACGACCCGAAGCGGCGGGGATCAGCGTCAAGGCCTTGCGACAGGCGACGTGGGACGAGCGCACCATCGATTTTGACTATCGCGATGCAAAGGGGGCTGAGACGCATCGGCGGGTCGATCCGCTGGGCCTGTCTTATATGGACAATTCCACCGTTATGCTGGCCTGGTGCCATCTGCGCGAGGATTTCCGGGTGTTCCGGCTGGACCGGATGCAGGCCCTTACCGTGACCGAAGACAGCTTTCGCCCCCGCCGGGTGCCATTGCTGCGAGAGGCGGTCGAACATATCCGCCGCGAGGTCGCCGCGCTGGCGGAACGCCGCGGGCCGCAGGATTGA
- a CDS encoding ABC transporter permease: MSDTAAGPAPVTRPQSASAATDGPMLAADGTPLKRSLARALRMQKIRALMLIAPLLIFVLVTFIAPIADMLFRSVENQIVQETLPETVVALSDWDATSDTPPSEPVFEALYIDIFLAQEQKLHTRLGTRLNYEQTGASSLFRKSGRRVARFDTDIYTDQITAASPALSEPSAWVQMLDDPATRDALPLTSRTWDRWSAYLLAQDDDPASEDVEDFLFTTLYIDLRNGAQPPDPRLSSLDVSGFETVSLTASFEDVDEDWLDPRMWRTLQIYSPAYTSGYFLNSVDMQKSIDGPEFRPQGQQIYLMLFQRTLIMSLIITVSCILLGYPVAWLLANLPMRTANLLMILVLLPFWTSLLVRTSAWKVMLQQQGVINDVLVWLGLVDDAARLIMINNQLGTIIAMTHILLPFMILPLYSVMQTIPPSYLRAAKSLGATNWTAFWRVYFPQSVPGIGAGSILVFILAIGYYITPEIVGGTTGTFISNRIAYHISTSLNWGLAAALGAILLGVVLLLYWCYDRIVGIDNVKLGG, encoded by the coding sequence ATGAGCGACACCGCAGCCGGCCCCGCCCCCGTCACCCGTCCCCAAAGCGCCTCCGCGGCGACAGATGGCCCCATGCTCGCTGCCGACGGCACCCCGCTCAAGCGCAGCCTCGCCCGTGCGCTCCGGATGCAGAAGATCCGCGCCCTGATGCTCATCGCACCGCTCCTGATCTTCGTCCTCGTCACCTTCATCGCGCCCATCGCCGACATGCTCTTCCGCTCGGTCGAAAACCAGATCGTTCAGGAAACCCTCCCCGAAACCGTCGTCGCCCTCTCCGACTGGGACGCCACCTCTGACACACCCCCCTCCGAGCCCGTGTTCGAGGCGCTCTACATCGACATCTTCCTTGCGCAGGAGCAAAAGCTTCACACCCGCCTCGGCACCCGCCTCAACTACGAACAGACCGGCGCCTCCTCCCTCTTCCGCAAATCCGGTCGCCGGGTCGCCCGCTTCGACACCGACATCTACACCGACCAGATCACCGCCGCCTCTCCGGCCCTCTCCGAACCCTCCGCCTGGGTCCAGATGCTGGACGACCCCGCCACCCGCGACGCCCTGCCCCTGACCTCCCGCACCTGGGACCGCTGGTCCGCCTACCTCTTGGCCCAGGACGACGACCCCGCCTCCGAAGACGTCGAGGATTTCCTCTTCACCACCCTCTACATCGACCTGCGCAACGGCGCCCAGCCCCCCGACCCGCGCCTCTCCAGCCTCGATGTCTCCGGTTTTGAAACCGTCTCCCTCACCGCCTCCTTCGAAGACGTCGACGAAGACTGGCTCGACCCAAGGATGTGGCGCACCCTCCAGATCTATTCGCCCGCCTACACGTCCGGCTATTTCCTGAACTCCGTCGACATGCAGAAAAGCATCGATGGCCCCGAATTCCGCCCCCAGGGCCAGCAGATCTACCTGATGCTCTTCCAGCGTACGCTCATCATGTCGCTGATCATCACGGTCTCCTGCATCCTCCTCGGCTACCCCGTCGCGTGGCTCCTCGCCAACCTGCCCATGCGCACCGCGAACCTCCTGATGATCCTCGTCCTCCTTCCGTTCTGGACGTCCCTGCTCGTGCGGACCTCCGCCTGGAAAGTCATGCTCCAGCAGCAGGGCGTGATCAACGATGTCCTCGTCTGGCTCGGTCTCGTCGACGATGCCGCCCGACTGATCATGATCAACAACCAGCTCGGCACCATCATCGCGATGACGCATATCCTTCTGCCCTTCATGATCCTTCCGCTCTATTCCGTGATGCAGACCATCCCACCCAGCTATCTGCGTGCCGCCAAATCCCTCGGCGCGACCAACTGGACCGCCTTCTGGCGGGTCTACTTCCCCCAATCCGTGCCCGGGATCGGCGCTGGGTCCATCCTCGTCTTCATCCTCGCCATCGGCTATTACATCACGCCCGAGATCGTGGGCGGCACCACCGGCACCTTCATCTCCAACCGCATCGCCTACCACATCTCCACGTCGCTGAATTGGGGCCTTGCCGCCGCCTTGGGCGCGATCCTCCTTGGCGTCGTCCTGCTCCTTTACTGGTGCTATGACCGCATCGTCGGCATCGACAACGTGAAGCTGGGAGGCTGA
- a CDS encoding ABC transporter permease — translation MTVLTQIQPTPPRFFVACVAAAGTCLGLLVGTAQGSAFVGALTGAVILAASAFISTRLGNERLARLALVAIFLVAGYALGALPGAIIGAAAGLFFGWFTFWLAEGRYRAKLPPYLTPGQVLWHYAFRVLCGAILVFLITPILVVMPLSFNAQNFFTFTPEMLRFDPAGYSLKHYEDFFTNSDWQNALRNSLQIAPVATLLSVAFGTLAAIGLSQPHVPFRQAIMAILISPMIVPLIISAAGMYFFYSRIGLQGTYLGVVLAHAALGIPFVIITVTATLVGFDRSLTRAAANMGAGPVTTFFRVQMPLILPGVISGGLFAFITSFDEVVVVLFVGSAGQKTLPWQMFTGLREQISPTILAVATILVVISIALLTVVELLRRRSERLRGMSPG, via the coding sequence ATGACTGTCCTCACCCAGATCCAGCCGACACCGCCGCGCTTCTTTGTTGCCTGTGTCGCCGCCGCGGGCACCTGCCTTGGCCTCCTTGTCGGCACCGCTCAGGGCAGCGCCTTTGTCGGCGCTCTGACCGGGGCCGTCATCCTCGCCGCCAGCGCCTTCATCTCCACGCGCCTGGGCAACGAACGGCTTGCCCGGCTTGCGCTTGTCGCCATCTTCCTCGTTGCCGGCTATGCGCTGGGCGCCCTTCCCGGCGCCATCATCGGCGCCGCGGCGGGTCTCTTCTTCGGCTGGTTCACCTTCTGGCTGGCCGAAGGCCGCTACCGTGCCAAACTTCCGCCCTACCTCACCCCCGGCCAGGTGCTCTGGCACTACGCCTTTCGCGTGCTCTGTGGCGCGATCCTCGTCTTTCTGATCACCCCGATCCTCGTGGTGATGCCGCTCAGTTTCAACGCCCAGAACTTCTTCACCTTCACGCCCGAAATGCTCCGCTTCGACCCGGCTGGCTATTCGCTGAAACATTACGAGGACTTCTTCACCAATTCAGACTGGCAGAACGCCCTGCGCAATTCTCTCCAGATCGCGCCCGTTGCCACGCTCCTGTCGGTCGCCTTCGGCACTTTGGCCGCCATCGGCCTCAGCCAGCCCCATGTGCCCTTCCGTCAGGCCATCATGGCGATCCTCATCTCCCCGATGATCGTGCCCCTGATCATCTCGGCTGCCGGCATGTACTTCTTCTACAGCCGCATCGGCCTTCAGGGCACCTATCTCGGCGTCGTGCTCGCCCATGCGGCCCTCGGTATCCCCTTCGTCATCATCACCGTAACCGCGACGCTCGTGGGCTTCGACCGCTCGCTTACCCGCGCCGCTGCCAATATGGGCGCCGGGCCCGTCACCACCTTCTTTCGCGTCCAGATGCCCCTGATCCTTCCGGGTGTGATCTCCGGCGGCCTCTTCGCCTTCATCACCTCCTTTGACGAGGTTGTCGTCGTCCTCTTCGTCGGCTCCGCCGGCCAAAAGACACTCCCCTGGCAAATGTTCACCGGCCTGCGCGAACAGATCAGCCCCACGATCCTCGCCGTCGCGACGATCCTCGTTGTCATCTCCATCGCGCTCCTCACGGTCGTCGAACTCCTCCGCCGCCGCTCCGAACGCCTGCGCGGCATGTCCCCCGGGTAA
- a CDS encoding GntR family transcriptional regulator, with protein MQMMKIEAPGTPAHEVVYTRLRARILFGDLAPGEAVTIQGLATVLEAGMTPVREAIRRLISDGALTFQGNRRVSVPVLTRADVEELVFVRKTIESQLAHRAATRIADPIIAELTDIDTALDTAIRAGDVQGYLARNYDFHALLYAQADAPIMAGLADRLWLRFGPSLRVVCGRFGTESLPDRHKDMLAALSARDADAAATAMAYDVTQGMDQIAQMLSGPSDSIDSA; from the coding sequence ATGCAGATGATGAAAATAGAGGCGCCCGGCACCCCCGCGCATGAGGTCGTCTATACCCGCCTGCGCGCCCGCATTCTCTTCGGCGATCTCGCCCCCGGCGAGGCGGTCACGATTCAGGGCCTCGCCACAGTGCTCGAGGCCGGCATGACGCCGGTGCGCGAGGCGATCCGTCGGCTCATCTCCGACGGCGCGCTCACCTTCCAGGGCAACCGCCGCGTCAGCGTTCCCGTCCTCACCCGCGCCGACGTCGAGGAACTGGTTTTCGTGCGTAAAACCATAGAAAGCCAGCTTGCCCACCGCGCCGCCACCCGCATCGCCGACCCCATCATCGCCGAGCTCACCGACATCGACACTGCTCTCGATACCGCCATCCGCGCCGGCGATGTGCAAGGTTATCTCGCCCGCAACTACGACTTCCACGCGCTCCTCTACGCCCAGGCCGACGCCCCCATCATGGCTGGCCTCGCCGACCGCCTCTGGCTCCGCTTCGGCCCCTCCCTCCGTGTGGTCTGCGGTCGCTTCGGCACCGAAAGTCTGCCCGACCGCCACAAGGACATGCTCGCCGCCCTCTCTGCCCGTGACGCTGACGCTGCGGCAACCGCGATGGCGTACGATGTCACCCAGGGCATGGACCAGATCGCCCAGATGCTCTCCGGCCCCTCCGATTCGATTGACAGCGCATAA
- a CDS encoding ABC transporter ATP-binding protein yields MADTSTSGAFVEFERVQKSYDGETLVVKDLNLVMPKGEFLTMLGPSGSGKTTCLMMLAGFETATHGDIRLDGVSINNIPPHKRGIGMVFQNYALFPHMTVAENLSFPLEVRKMGRSEREEKVKRALDMVQMGDFGGRRPSQLSGGQQQRIALARALVFEADLVLMDEPLGALDKQLREHMQFEIKHIADNLGITVVYVTHDQTEALTMSDRVAVFNDGVIQQLASPDALYEEPENSFVAQFIGENNTLEGVIKEIKQGVALVQLDDGELIDAKPVNVSKPGERTRVSIRPERVEMNADRLGADAHTLKAEVLEFIYMGDIFRTRLRVAGTDDFIIKTRNAPDQVRLQPGQQIDIGWLPQDCRALDA; encoded by the coding sequence TTGGCCGACACATCCACCTCCGGCGCGTTCGTCGAATTCGAACGCGTGCAGAAGAGTTATGATGGCGAAACCCTCGTCGTCAAAGACCTCAACCTCGTCATGCCCAAGGGCGAGTTTCTGACCATGCTCGGCCCCTCCGGCTCCGGCAAGACCACCTGCCTGATGATGCTCGCCGGGTTTGAGACAGCCACCCATGGCGATATCCGCCTCGACGGCGTGTCGATCAACAACATCCCGCCCCATAAACGCGGTATCGGGATGGTGTTCCAGAACTACGCCCTCTTTCCGCATATGACCGTGGCTGAAAACCTCTCCTTCCCTCTGGAGGTCCGCAAAATGGGCCGGTCCGAGCGCGAAGAGAAAGTCAAACGCGCCCTCGACATGGTCCAGATGGGTGATTTCGGCGGTCGTCGGCCCTCGCAACTCTCCGGTGGCCAGCAACAGCGTATCGCGCTGGCCCGTGCCCTCGTCTTCGAAGCCGATCTCGTTCTGATGGACGAACCCCTCGGCGCCCTCGACAAGCAATTGCGCGAACACATGCAATTTGAAATCAAGCACATCGCCGACAATCTCGGCATCACCGTCGTTTACGTCACCCACGACCAGACCGAGGCGCTGACCATGTCCGACCGGGTCGCGGTCTTCAACGACGGTGTGATCCAGCAACTCGCCTCCCCCGATGCGCTCTATGAAGAGCCCGAGAACAGCTTCGTCGCCCAGTTCATCGGCGAAAACAATACGCTCGAAGGCGTGATCAAAGAGATCAAGCAAGGCGTCGCCCTGGTCCAGCTCGACGATGGAGAGCTTATTGACGCCAAACCCGTGAACGTCTCCAAACCCGGCGAACGCACCCGCGTCTCCATCCGTCCCGAACGGGTCGAGATGAACGCAGACCGGCTCGGCGCGGACGCCCATACGCTCAAGGCCGAAGTGCTGGAATTCATCTATATGGGCGATATCTTCCGCACCCGCCTGCGCGTCGCCGGCACCGACGATTTCATCATCAAGACACGCAACGCGCCCGATCAGGTGCGCCTCCAGCCCGGCCAGCAGATCGACATCGGCTGGCTGCCGCAGGATTGCCGGGCGCTCGATGCGTGA
- a CDS encoding aspartate aminotransferase family protein, with the protein MPAITNHMPTAELQALDAAHHMHPFTAGGELAAKGARVITRAKGVWLTDSEGNQILDGMAGLWCVNIGYGRPELAEAAARQMRELPYYNTFFQTTHVPAIALADRIAALAPGDLNHVFFAGSGSEANDTNIRLVRTYWALKGKPSKSVILSRKNAYHGSSVGSGSLGGMAPMHAQGGLPIPDIHHINQPNWWAEGGDMTPEDFGLARAQELEQAILAHGEDRIAAFIAEPIQGAGGVIVPPSTYWPEIQRICDAYDILLIADEVICGFGRTGSWFGSQTLNIRPHIMTIAKGLSSGYQPIGGSVVCDEVASVIASAEFNHGYTYSGHPVASAVALENLRILEEEDIVGHVRTTAAPYLEKKWQALTDHPLVGEASIVGLMGSIALTPDKATRAKFAAEVGTVGLICRERCFANSLVMRHVGDRMVISPPLVIQPDEIDILVSRARAALDETYTALKDQNLLTPAH; encoded by the coding sequence ATGCCCGCCATCACCAACCACATGCCCACCGCCGAATTGCAGGCGCTGGATGCCGCCCACCACATGCACCCCTTCACTGCCGGTGGTGAGCTGGCGGCCAAGGGCGCGCGCGTCATCACGCGGGCCAAGGGCGTCTGGCTGACCGACAGCGAAGGCAACCAAATCCTCGACGGCATGGCTGGCCTCTGGTGCGTGAACATCGGCTACGGTCGCCCCGAACTGGCCGAGGCTGCCGCCCGCCAGATGCGGGAACTGCCCTATTACAACACCTTCTTTCAGACGACCCACGTGCCCGCCATCGCTCTGGCCGACCGCATCGCCGCCCTCGCCCCCGGCGATCTGAACCACGTCTTCTTCGCAGGCTCCGGGTCCGAGGCGAACGACACCAATATCCGCCTGGTCCGCACCTATTGGGCGCTCAAGGGCAAACCCTCGAAATCCGTGATCCTCAGCCGCAAGAATGCCTATCACGGCTCCTCCGTCGGCTCAGGCTCTCTGGGCGGTATGGCCCCGATGCACGCGCAGGGCGGCCTGCCCATCCCCGACATCCACCACATCAACCAGCCCAACTGGTGGGCCGAGGGCGGCGACATGACGCCCGAAGACTTCGGCCTCGCCCGTGCGCAGGAACTGGAACAGGCCATCCTCGCCCATGGCGAGGACCGCATCGCCGCCTTCATCGCTGAACCCATCCAGGGCGCCGGCGGCGTCATCGTCCCGCCCTCCACCTACTGGCCCGAAATCCAGCGCATCTGCGACGCCTACGACATCCTCTTGATCGCGGACGAGGTGATCTGTGGCTTCGGCCGCACCGGCTCCTGGTTCGGCTCCCAGACCCTGAACATCCGCCCCCATATCATGACCATCGCCAAGGGGCTCTCCTCCGGCTACCAGCCCATCGGCGGCTCTGTTGTCTGTGATGAGGTCGCCTCCGTCATCGCCTCCGCCGAATTCAACCACGGCTACACCTATTCGGGCCACCCCGTGGCCTCCGCCGTGGCCCTCGAAAACCTGCGCATCCTCGAAGAAGAGGATATCGTCGGCCATGTCCGCACCACCGCCGCCCCCTACCTCGAGAAGAAATGGCAGGCTCTCACCGACCACCCTCTTGTGGGCGAAGCCAGTATCGTCGGCCTCATGGGCTCCATCGCACTGACCCCCGACAAGGCCACCCGCGCCAAATTCGCGGCCGAGGTTGGCACGGTTGGCCTCATCTGCCGGGAACGCTGCTTTGCCAACAGCCTCGTGATGCGCCATGTCGGCGACCGGATGGTGATCTCCCCCCCTCTGGTCATCCAGCCCGACGAGATCGACATCCTCGTCTCCCGGGCCCGCGCGGCCCTTGACGAAACCTACACCGCGCTCAAAGACCAGAATCTCCTCACCCCCGCCCACTAA
- a CDS encoding lytic murein transglycosylase, whose amino-acid sequence MHSLSLAVGITVLAGFAAEAGAVTSSLRPEMRVPAASANVTLAEAEVTRSIRPNLRPELITGQPVAEISQKNQRFQNWIGAFKRRAMAQGIERAVLDRAFRSVRYDADIIKRDRNQSEFTKTLWDYLDSAVSDTRVRNGKAALREHGRTLDAIEARYGVDKDVVVAIWGLESAYGAVRGSTPIIEAMATLAFDGRRGAFFEEQLIAALRILQNGDTTPDNMTGSWAGAMGHTQFMPTSFLSYAVDFTGDGRRDIWSDDPTDALASTAAYLKNFGWIKGQPWGVEVRLPSGFDYRLANRETKKMPSDWARLGVTDMGGRAVPDHGSASVLLPAGGDGAAFLIFKNFAVIERYNTADAYVIGVGHLSDRITGGPPIQSDWPRGDRALTFSERKEMQTRLTRAGFDTQGVDGRIGPKTINAVRAFQSANGLMPDGYASLNLLKQLR is encoded by the coding sequence ATGCACAGTCTTTCCCTGGCCGTGGGCATCACGGTTCTTGCCGGGTTTGCCGCGGAAGCAGGCGCGGTGACATCCTCCTTGCGTCCTGAGATGCGCGTGCCGGCGGCATCTGCGAATGTTACGCTGGCTGAGGCCGAGGTGACCCGATCGATCCGTCCGAACCTGCGTCCGGAATTGATTACCGGCCAACCCGTCGCTGAGATTTCCCAGAAAAATCAGAGGTTTCAGAACTGGATCGGCGCGTTCAAACGGCGGGCGATGGCTCAGGGCATTGAACGCGCGGTACTGGACCGCGCGTTCCGGAGCGTGCGCTACGACGCCGACATCATCAAGAGAGATCGCAACCAGTCCGAGTTTACCAAGACGCTTTGGGATTACCTCGACAGCGCGGTGTCCGACACGAGAGTGAGAAACGGAAAGGCCGCCCTGAGAGAGCATGGCCGCACACTCGACGCGATCGAGGCGCGCTATGGCGTGGACAAGGACGTGGTCGTCGCGATCTGGGGTCTGGAGAGTGCCTATGGCGCGGTCCGGGGCAGCACGCCGATCATCGAGGCGATGGCGACGCTGGCCTTTGACGGGCGGCGTGGGGCCTTCTTTGAAGAGCAGCTCATCGCGGCGCTGAGGATCCTGCAAAACGGCGACACCACGCCGGACAACATGACCGGGAGCTGGGCCGGGGCGATGGGGCACACGCAATTCATGCCGACCTCGTTTCTCAGCTATGCCGTTGATTTCACAGGGGATGGGCGCCGCGATATCTGGTCGGACGATCCCACGGATGCGCTGGCCTCCACCGCGGCCTATCTGAAAAATTTCGGTTGGATCAAAGGCCAGCCCTGGGGGGTGGAGGTGCGCCTGCCCTCTGGGTTTGACTATCGGCTCGCGAACCGGGAGACCAAGAAAATGCCCAGCGACTGGGCGCGGTTGGGCGTGACGGATATGGGCGGGCGCGCGGTGCCGGATCACGGGTCGGCTTCGGTCCTGCTGCCGGCGGGAGGGGACGGTGCGGCGTTCCTGATCTTCAAGAATTTCGCCGTGATCGAGCGCTATAATACGGCGGATGCCTATGTGATCGGGGTCGGGCATCTGAGCGACCGGATCACCGGGGGACCACCCATTCAGAGCGACTGGCCCCGCGGGGACAGGGCGCTGACCTTTTCGGAGCGCAAGGAGATGCAGACCCGGCTGACGCGCGCGGGGTTCGACACCCAGGGCGTCGACGGGCGGATCGGACCCAAGACGATCAACGCGGTGCGCGCGTTTCAAAGTGCGAACGGATTGATGCCGGACGGGTATGCGTCGCTGAACCTCCTGAAGCAGTTGCGCTGA
- a CDS encoding VWA domain-containing protein — translation MRRSGRISAAALALALAAGEMAQASDDCTQDAMVVFDGSGSMSEMGFNLLDTPRIFEARRAVREAMPRIAPFRNLGLIVYGPGARDACSNIDLRFLPEPDAAERIVSEVDALEPAGDTPLTAAVMQAAEALEFRAEPGAIVLVTDGKETCGGAPCQLAAELAADAYDLTVHVIGFKVRGEHFSWGEAGEAEYRNGTTVARCLADRTGGTYASAETVEELVDALDDTLGCRLIGALERRRG, via the coding sequence ATGAGACGGTCAGGCAGGATATCGGCGGCGGCGCTGGCCTTGGCGCTGGCGGCGGGAGAGATGGCGCAGGCCTCGGACGATTGCACGCAGGATGCGATGGTGGTCTTTGACGGGTCGGGGTCGATGTCGGAGATGGGGTTCAATCTGCTCGACACACCCCGGATCTTCGAAGCCCGCCGGGCGGTGCGGGAGGCGATGCCACGGATCGCGCCGTTCCGAAATCTGGGCCTGATTGTCTACGGACCGGGAGCACGGGATGCCTGCAGCAATATCGACCTGAGATTTCTGCCAGAGCCGGATGCGGCGGAGCGGATCGTGTCGGAAGTGGATGCGCTGGAGCCTGCGGGCGACACCCCGCTGACGGCCGCGGTCATGCAGGCAGCGGAGGCGCTGGAATTCCGGGCGGAGCCGGGCGCCATCGTGCTGGTGACGGACGGAAAGGAGACCTGCGGCGGTGCGCCCTGTCAATTGGCGGCAGAACTGGCGGCGGACGCCTATGACCTGACGGTACATGTCATCGGCTTCAAGGTACGCGGGGAGCATTTCAGCTGGGGCGAGGCCGGAGAGGCGGAGTATCGCAACGGCACCACCGTGGCACGCTGTCTGGCGGATCGGACGGGCGGAACCTATGCCTCGGCCGAGACGGTGGAGGAGCTGGTCGACGCGCTGGATGACACGTTGGGGTGTCGGTTGATCGGCGCTTTGGAACGGCGGCGGGGATAG